One Panicum virgatum strain AP13 chromosome 3N, P.virgatum_v5, whole genome shotgun sequence DNA segment encodes these proteins:
- the LOC120663696 gene encoding suppressor of ferric uptake 1-like isoform X2: protein MATVEGYKTEPPGLGPRTGRSAATMATDDLAGGGREGEREGALGYILSLPAAALPLPVAVSCLDATVPRKARSRPRLHAQPCSWWTFELPVPAPEEAKTPAPTAPAATNPTEEARPPRPQRSRPPVCQAPPHDPHTPAPAMERPAKRARRCLQCGAIETPQWRSGPMGSGTLCNACGVRLKAAGALREQVHRPPPATARTVAEPPPESPVADSSPDGPIWEPGSVPDVYLLRKKPPKRGRSPPPRTEPASPPAPAVFLVKKKKKKAPKTPNKKPWRPRKSAKRCLHCGSSSTPQWREGPMGRSTLCNACGVRYRQGRLLPEYRPLVSPTFEPSEHANRHSQVLQLHRQRKGHQKNQQPLPTEEPRPVDHPTGAPPCSGGGDDPMNVLLPRRWHNKNEYPPTPLHQPLPQPADSLAGDQHVGDVDEPAPGRGGSNNDPNDAPSSLDPLLLEGPSAPLIVDGDDPFVD from the exons atggcgacggTGGAAGGGTACAAGACAGAG CCGCCTGGATTAGGCCCAAGAACCGGGCGATctgcggcgaccatggcgaccGACGacttggccggcggcggcagggaagGGGAGCGGGAGGGGGCCCTCGGATACATCCTCtcgctcccggcggcggcgctgccttTGCCCGTCGCCGTCTCCTGCCTTGACGCCACCGTCCCGCGCAAGGCGCGCAGCCGCCCCCGCCTCCACGCCCAGCCGTGCTCCTGGTGGACCTTCGAGCTCCCCGTCCCCGCGCCGGAGGAGGCGAAGACCCCAGCCCCCACAGCGCCGGCGGCCACGAATCCGACCGAGGAGGCGAGGCCTCCCCGTCCCCAGCGCTCGCGCCCGCCCGTGTGCCAGGCCCCGCCCCACGACCCCCATACCCCCGCGCCAGCCATGGAGAGGCCGGCCAAGAGGGCGAGGAGGTGCCTGCAGTGCGGAGCCATCGAGACGCCGCAGTGGAGGTCGGGCCCGATGGGGTCGGGCACGCTCTGCAACGCCTGCGGGGTCCGGCTCAAGGCGGCCGGGGCGCTGCGGGAGCAGGTGCACcggcccccgccggcgaccGCGAGGACggtcgccgagccgccgccggagagccCGGTGGCAGACTCGTCGCCGGACGGCCCGATCTGGGAGCCCGGGTCAGTTCCCGACGTGTACCTGCTGAGGAAGAAGCCGCCGAAGCGGGGCAGGTCTCCGCCTCCGAGGACGGagcccgcgtcgccgccggcgccggcggtgttcctggtcaagaagaagaagaagaaggcgccGAAGACGCCGAACAAGAAGCCGTGGCGGCCTCGGAAGTCGGCGAAGCGGTGCCTGCACTGCGggtcgtcgtcgacgccgcAGTGGCGGGAGGGCCCGATGGGCCGCAGCACGCTGTGCAACGCGTGCGGCGTGCGGTACAGGCAGGGGCGGCTGCTGCCGGAGTACCGGCCGCTGGTGAGCCCCACCTTCGAGCCGTCGGAGCACGCCAACAGGCACAGCCAGGTGCTCCAGCTTCACCGACAGCGGAAGGGCCACCAGAAGAACCAGCAACCCCTGCCAACGGAGGAGCCGCGACCCGTGGACCACCCGACCGGCGCGCCAccgtgcagcggcggcggcgatgacccGATGAACGTGCTCCTGCCCCGGCGATGGCACAACAAGAACGAGTACCCGCCAACACCGCTGCACCAGCCTCTGCCGCAGCCGGCGGAcagcctcgccggcgaccaACACGTTGGGGACGTCGACGAGCCGGCCCCAGGACGTGGCGGCAGCAATAATGACCCAAACGACGCGCCGAGCTCGCTGGACCCGTTGCTGCTCGAAG GGCCGTCGGCGCCGCTGATCGTCGACGGAGACGATCCCTTCGTCGACTAG
- the LOC120663696 gene encoding suppressor of ferric uptake 1-like isoform X3: MATDDLAGGGREGEREGALGYILSLPAAALPLPVAVSCLDATVPRKARSRPRLHAQPCSWWTFELPVPAPEEAKTPAPTAPAATNPTEEARPPRPQRSRPPVCQAPPHDPHTPAPAMERPAKRARRCLQCGAIETPQWRSGPMGSGTLCNACGVRLKAAGALREQVHRPPPATARTVAEPPPESPVADSSPDGPIWEPGSVPDVYLLRKKPPKRGRSPPPRTEPASPPAPAVFLVKKKKKKAPKTPNKKPWRPRKSAKRCLHCGSSSTPQWREGPMGRSTLCNACGVRYRQGRLLPEYRPLVSPTFEPSEHANRHSQVLQLHRQRKGHQKNQQPLPTEEPRPVDHPTGAPPCSGGGDDPMNVLLPRRWHNKNEYPPTPLHQPLPQPADSLAGDQHVGDVDEPAPGRGGSNNDPNDAPSSLDPLLLEGRSLDPLLLEGPSAPLIVDGDDPFVD, encoded by the coding sequence atggcgaccGACGacttggccggcggcggcagggaagGGGAGCGGGAGGGGGCCCTCGGATACATCCTCtcgctcccggcggcggcgctgccttTGCCCGTCGCCGTCTCCTGCCTTGACGCCACCGTCCCGCGCAAGGCGCGCAGCCGCCCCCGCCTCCACGCCCAGCCGTGCTCCTGGTGGACCTTCGAGCTCCCCGTCCCCGCGCCGGAGGAGGCGAAGACCCCAGCCCCCACAGCGCCGGCGGCCACGAATCCGACCGAGGAGGCGAGGCCTCCCCGTCCCCAGCGCTCGCGCCCGCCCGTGTGCCAGGCCCCGCCCCACGACCCCCATACCCCCGCGCCAGCCATGGAGAGGCCGGCCAAGAGGGCGAGGAGGTGCCTGCAGTGCGGAGCCATCGAGACGCCGCAGTGGAGGTCGGGCCCGATGGGGTCGGGCACGCTCTGCAACGCCTGCGGGGTCCGGCTCAAGGCGGCCGGGGCGCTGCGGGAGCAGGTGCACcggcccccgccggcgaccGCGAGGACggtcgccgagccgccgccggagagccCGGTGGCAGACTCGTCGCCGGACGGCCCGATCTGGGAGCCCGGGTCAGTTCCCGACGTGTACCTGCTGAGGAAGAAGCCGCCGAAGCGGGGCAGGTCTCCGCCTCCGAGGACGGagcccgcgtcgccgccggcgccggcggtgttcctggtcaagaagaagaagaagaaggcgccGAAGACGCCGAACAAGAAGCCGTGGCGGCCTCGGAAGTCGGCGAAGCGGTGCCTGCACTGCGggtcgtcgtcgacgccgcAGTGGCGGGAGGGCCCGATGGGCCGCAGCACGCTGTGCAACGCGTGCGGCGTGCGGTACAGGCAGGGGCGGCTGCTGCCGGAGTACCGGCCGCTGGTGAGCCCCACCTTCGAGCCGTCGGAGCACGCCAACAGGCACAGCCAGGTGCTCCAGCTTCACCGACAGCGGAAGGGCCACCAGAAGAACCAGCAACCCCTGCCAACGGAGGAGCCGCGACCCGTGGACCACCCGACCGGCGCGCCAccgtgcagcggcggcggcgatgacccGATGAACGTGCTCCTGCCCCGGCGATGGCACAACAAGAACGAGTACCCGCCAACACCGCTGCACCAGCCTCTGCCGCAGCCGGCGGAcagcctcgccggcgaccaACACGTTGGGGACGTCGACGAGCCGGCCCCAGGACGTGGCGGCAGCAATAATGACCCAAACGACGCGCCGAGCTCGCTGGACCCGTTGCTGCTCGAAGGGCGCTCGCTGGACCCGTTGCTGCTCGAAGGGCCGTCGGCGCCGCTGATCGTCGACGGAGACGATCCCTTCGTCGACTAG
- the LOC120663696 gene encoding suppressor of ferric uptake 1-like isoform X1 has translation MATVEGYKTEPPGLGPRTGRSAATMATDDLAGGGREGEREGALGYILSLPAAALPLPVAVSCLDATVPRKARSRPRLHAQPCSWWTFELPVPAPEEAKTPAPTAPAATNPTEEARPPRPQRSRPPVCQAPPHDPHTPAPAMERPAKRARRCLQCGAIETPQWRSGPMGSGTLCNACGVRLKAAGALREQVHRPPPATARTVAEPPPESPVADSSPDGPIWEPGSVPDVYLLRKKPPKRGRSPPPRTEPASPPAPAVFLVKKKKKKAPKTPNKKPWRPRKSAKRCLHCGSSSTPQWREGPMGRSTLCNACGVRYRQGRLLPEYRPLVSPTFEPSEHANRHSQVLQLHRQRKGHQKNQQPLPTEEPRPVDHPTGAPPCSGGGDDPMNVLLPRRWHNKNEYPPTPLHQPLPQPADSLAGDQHVGDVDEPAPGRGGSNNDPNDAPSSLDPLLLEGRSLDPLLLEGPSAPLIVDGDDPFVD, from the exons atggcgacggTGGAAGGGTACAAGACAGAG CCGCCTGGATTAGGCCCAAGAACCGGGCGATctgcggcgaccatggcgaccGACGacttggccggcggcggcagggaagGGGAGCGGGAGGGGGCCCTCGGATACATCCTCtcgctcccggcggcggcgctgccttTGCCCGTCGCCGTCTCCTGCCTTGACGCCACCGTCCCGCGCAAGGCGCGCAGCCGCCCCCGCCTCCACGCCCAGCCGTGCTCCTGGTGGACCTTCGAGCTCCCCGTCCCCGCGCCGGAGGAGGCGAAGACCCCAGCCCCCACAGCGCCGGCGGCCACGAATCCGACCGAGGAGGCGAGGCCTCCCCGTCCCCAGCGCTCGCGCCCGCCCGTGTGCCAGGCCCCGCCCCACGACCCCCATACCCCCGCGCCAGCCATGGAGAGGCCGGCCAAGAGGGCGAGGAGGTGCCTGCAGTGCGGAGCCATCGAGACGCCGCAGTGGAGGTCGGGCCCGATGGGGTCGGGCACGCTCTGCAACGCCTGCGGGGTCCGGCTCAAGGCGGCCGGGGCGCTGCGGGAGCAGGTGCACcggcccccgccggcgaccGCGAGGACggtcgccgagccgccgccggagagccCGGTGGCAGACTCGTCGCCGGACGGCCCGATCTGGGAGCCCGGGTCAGTTCCCGACGTGTACCTGCTGAGGAAGAAGCCGCCGAAGCGGGGCAGGTCTCCGCCTCCGAGGACGGagcccgcgtcgccgccggcgccggcggtgttcctggtcaagaagaagaagaagaaggcgccGAAGACGCCGAACAAGAAGCCGTGGCGGCCTCGGAAGTCGGCGAAGCGGTGCCTGCACTGCGggtcgtcgtcgacgccgcAGTGGCGGGAGGGCCCGATGGGCCGCAGCACGCTGTGCAACGCGTGCGGCGTGCGGTACAGGCAGGGGCGGCTGCTGCCGGAGTACCGGCCGCTGGTGAGCCCCACCTTCGAGCCGTCGGAGCACGCCAACAGGCACAGCCAGGTGCTCCAGCTTCACCGACAGCGGAAGGGCCACCAGAAGAACCAGCAACCCCTGCCAACGGAGGAGCCGCGACCCGTGGACCACCCGACCGGCGCGCCAccgtgcagcggcggcggcgatgacccGATGAACGTGCTCCTGCCCCGGCGATGGCACAACAAGAACGAGTACCCGCCAACACCGCTGCACCAGCCTCTGCCGCAGCCGGCGGAcagcctcgccggcgaccaACACGTTGGGGACGTCGACGAGCCGGCCCCAGGACGTGGCGGCAGCAATAATGACCCAAACGACGCGCCGAGCTCGCTGGACCCGTTGCTGCTCGAAGGGCGCTCGCTGGACCCGTTGCTGCTCGAAGGGCCGTCGGCGCCGCTGATCGTCGACGGAGACGATCCCTTCGTCGACTAG